The nucleotide window AAACCTGAAAAATCCTGTAGTTCTTGAGGAGCGGTTGaatagtaaaatgttttcgctATTCTTCCTGATCTGACCTCAGCATCTGAGTTCATGCAACACATCTCTGCAAtgtaatagaaaaatttatgatCCTAAGACATAGCCGAGGACATAGCTAATTAGAATGGTTAGCCAGGAAGAAATTTCTTCAGCAAGTCTATTACTGAGGtccagagagatgctaatttgacgactgggtcgtttcgacggaacgacccagtcgttatattagcatctctctgttGAGGTCAAATCAGGAAGAATGACGATAACATTTTACTCCTCCACCGTTCTTAAACTCTTCTCAGCTAAAGAACATCAGAATTTTGATACGTTTTTGAGGTTTCTGTGGGTTAATTTATAGATTTTTGGGATTATTGAATCGACCTTATAGTGGTTCCTAAAGATTTGTTAATTTACATGGTCCACCAGGTCACCATCTCTAGAACTTACGCCTTATAATCTTTTGACCTATAATCGTATGAACTCAAAACCTTTACTTTAAAATTAgtcgacttataacttataaattcggatttataagttgacttatagccTATACGTCATCTGCGCAAACTCTCTAATAATCGCTTTTTCGATCAATAAATCATCTCTGAGCGATAGTAttctgggcgatattatcgtgcAGGACGATGATCACACTGTAGAAATGTCACATCACCATAAAACCAGTACATTATTCCATACCTCCACTTTGACCAACCATaattttacacagttttaCATTGATAAATGTCAATAGATGATCTTCAAACTGCTCACTGTTCATCCCCGATTAGTTTATTAATTCGATAAGTGAAACATCAAACGTGTGTTGGAATTGACTACAACTTTATTTTAGAACAAGAATGTCTCAAATGGAAtactttgtttgtttgtttttgtttgtttgttgttgtgaCTCTTCCCGTAtgttttctcatttatttttatttacttagaACTAAATCGTAAATACTTTCAAATCAAccgttagaaaaaaaaaaatagagaaagaaggaaaataattaataaaaagtttataaaaCACTTCATTCCACTCTGTCGCGTTCATTTAAAATCGCTTCAAAAACTCCTCGGAACAAATTCTGGCTCTGGCATTGACGgccaatttcatttcactgaTTTCCTTATcaatttcttccataaaatgaatCACAAAATCCACCAGCTTATGTTTGTACATTTGTTCGGTGTGAAAATTGGTAATCAGAAAGCTAATGTCGTATCCGTCGATCGGTTTACGTCGCAGCACGATAAAGTTTTCCGCACGCATCATCATAAATCGGGTGAATTTGtgacacaaaattttctcGATCTCGTCGGCCTGTTTCACAGCAATGCTAATCCGTACGGAATTGACGCTAGTTTCGATTAGGACACGCTCCTTTTCATTTCTCGATATGACCACCGGATTCAGTAGCAATTCCTTGCTACTTCTCACTTCCACTTCGGGTTTATTGTGCCGTTCCACCACTTGTGACGAGAAGTTAGTTAGGCACATCGCAGCGGTCAGTGTGTGCCGGACTGCTGTTAAATATGGTTTTAGCGTTGCTGCCATTGCTCaagtagttgaaaaatgattttggctGGAAAGGATAtggaaattattgttattttgtcggtaaaatatgagaaaagaaaacttggTATCTTTTGCACACACCCAAACGATATTAGTCAGAATTTTGACGTTTTGTCAAAGTGCTTTTGACCCCCATGAAAGATAAATTTTACGCAGTGCTGTCAGTTTGGTGAATATTTAGTTCTTTTACACCATGTACACCATTCTTGTTGTCACGAACAGATGTCAATATCAGATGGCGTATGTGGAGTATAGTTCAAAATGTTTGGTGTACAGTCACTAACTTCCagattttgtttatattcAGTATATTTAAGGTGGCCTCACACATAGTCctccgttttcattccgttttgcctccatGTAAGTGACTGTtatcatttcaaacaatattcTCTATTGTCTACACGGAGACAAAATGGAATGAAGACGGGTGATT belongs to Bradysia coprophila strain Holo2 chromosome X unlocalized genomic scaffold, BU_Bcop_v1 contig_35, whole genome shotgun sequence and includes:
- the LOC119069516 gene encoding actin-related protein 2/3 complex subunit 4 → MAATLKPYLTAVRHTLTAAMCLTNFSSQVVERHNKPEVEVRSSKELLLNPVVISRNEKERVLIETSVNSVRISIAVKQADEIEKILCHKFTRFMMMRAENFIVLRRKPIDGYDISFLITNFHTEQMYKHKLVDFVIHFMEEIDKEISEMKLAVNARARICSEEFLKRF